AAACAGCTTCCATCATACGAAGATCATTCGGCGGTCCGATCAAGTCCATCTTTTCGCCTGCATAATCGTGATTGCCTACCAACAGCACCCGGGCCACACGTTTCCCAGCACGTTCAGCGCACAAAATATAGTCATAATTCTTGCCTTGCCGGATCATACGCAAAATATACTTGTCTTGCAAAGTAGCTTCACCGACAGCTTTGCGATAGTCCTTGGTATGCCGGTTATATGAGAGCACTTGGGCTTCAACACCGGGCTCACAAGTGATCGCGGCAGTAAATTCTTTGACTTTGATTCCTTGTTTGTAACGTATAAGCGTATTTGTATAACTGAAAATATATGCCTTATCTACTGCTTTTATTAAAGCCGGCCTAGTGACTTCCGCTACTTGTATCTTATAGGTGACTTTGCTCTCTCCGTCTTCGGCAACTACCACTAAAGTATCTCCGTTAGTAAGCGTATAGAAATACGGCTTTATTTTGCCCTGTGCATCCTGAATAAAGACACGCTGACGTGGATTAATCTTTCTTACCCATTTCAGCAGCGATTCAACCGTTGACTCGGAAGTTATCGGTTGGCCGGCCGCGACAATTTCATTTCCTTTGAGGGCCACAGTTCCAGTTTCAAACGCAATCGCCGTGGTCTTACTGCGCGGAAGTTCTGCTTTCTTAATGTACAGTGGTATTTTGCCGCTACGCATATCCACCCTGGCCTTTTCATCATGATACACAAAGGTAAATGTCTTAACTCCAGACTCGGTGGAGGTGTCGACTTTCATGTGGTTTAAATACTCTTGAGTAAAAGTAATCGTGTCCGCAGCATCATCAATTATCAAATATTTTGGATTAAAGCGTTCTCGAATAAACTGCCCCTTACTGTCACGCTCAACAATAAGCTCACTGTCGTCACTGGCGGAACGTCTGACCGGGAAAGGTTCGATATTAATATTGTTCTGCAACACCGATTGAGCAGGCGTTACCTTGTTGCCACTTGTGTTCAAGATATCACGAACAAATACTTTTATTCCCTCGGCCGGAGCTTTTCCTTGGGTGAAAGTCATACCGCTTTCGAAGCTAAAATTAGCTTTACTTTTATCTGTAATTTCAAATTCAAGTTTCTTTTTCAACTGTCCAACATCATTTTTGCGGTCTTTCACAATCAAAGTATAAGAAGACGTGTCACCAAACGACTGATTATCGTCACCGCTGTACTTGGTGGCCGGCAAACTTGCCAAAAGCTCTTTCGTCAAATAAACGGTATCCGTAGCATCATCAACCCGTAAAAACTGCTGATCAACCCGAAAGCCGCTCCGCTCAAAGTAAGCCTGGAGTTGAGAGGTCGCCGCGTCAATCAGTTTTCCGTTTTTGTCGTGCAAGTTTTTCACTTGAACGGCGATTTCCTTATTTTCGGGGTTCATATGGGTGAAGCTGTTATCGCTCATGGTAAACTCAGCTTTGCTGTTATCAACTATCTGCAAAACAAGATTTTGTGACATCAGCTCACTGACCTTATGCGTCGGATCGCTGAAGCTTACCTTGATATTTGTAGCGTCTGTCAGAGCGTTAACTGTTGAAGGCTTTAGAATAATTTTATCGGCTGCTTCGTCAACCGTATATTTTTCTTCTGCTAGCAGTTTCCCGTCTACATACACTTTAACGCCATTCAATTTACTTTCGGACGCGGCTATCGGCGTACCGGCATCGTTTTTGATATTGCTTACCGTAATTATGATTCCTTGCGCCGGAGCCGAACCCCTGATGATTTTCTCAGGCGAAAGACTGAACACCGCGTCATTTTTTATTTCAGATTGCGCTTTGATTACTGTTTTGCCGCCGATTACCGCGTTATTTTGCACCTGGCCATTGGGGAGATCAATAATCAAATCGTCGGTAATGTGCAAAGTTGTCGGTAAAATTACCGTTCCACTACCTTTGCCGGTTATGTATAGGTTCTTCACGGTAATCCCGGCGGTCGGATCTTCACTGCTCTGGCCATAGGTTACCGTACCGTTTTCATTTTTTGTGATAACCAGCGAAGCTCTCCGACTCAACCGGCTGGGCTTATTTATGTATTTCTTTGTATCAATAAATTTATTCTTGTGACCGATGCCTACCGGCTGACTGTCTACCACATTGTCCTGCAAGTCGTTTTCGGCTTTAGGCATAATTTTGTTTTGGCGGTTGAGTAACTCTTTCAGCTCATCCGCGTTGGAAACCCACGTTCCGTTAACCTTGCTGCCATAGGTGGGCTCGACATACTGCAGTGATATGCCTAACTCGTTCTGATTGGATGGCATTAATTTGCCGGCACCACCATCGGAAAAACCTTCATATTTGCCACGGCCATAATTCCCGATCTCATTATTTTCTATGGTGAGCTTATTAAATTTCGGGTATGCTTGAGGGAAAATGTTTACCAGGATGCCATTATCATCCGTGCCATTTACTTTGTTGCCGATAATATTAACATCATCTTTATCGCCGATCATGATATTTACGGCTGTACTGGCAATATCGGTAAATTCATTATTCTTAATTTGTAAATTTAACTCATTTTTGGCCTTCGACATCGTATTGATGACGCCATAGTTTTCAGTATGTTTCTGTTCAGCAAGATTTTTACCGTAAAACTTATTATTAGTAATGTTAACCCGACCTTGCATGCTGAACGCGACAATACCCAAAGCCATCTCTGCCTTTTTGCCGGCAAAGAACACCTGATTGTTCTCTATATCAACATCGAGTTTTTCTTTCGTCAGCGAAATGGCCGCATTGTTGGCCGCCGGCGGTAGTTCTGTGTCGGAAGCATAAAAATTGATACCGCTCACGCTACCGGTCGCAGCAGTTACAACTACACTTAAATGGCTCTCATTGCCCGGTAAGCCGATCACCAAATTGCCGGAGATCGCAGCCGCACATTTAACTTTTCCTGCCGTCATAACCACATCAGCTTTAATCGGCTCATTTTCCTTGGGATGGCTAAGCAAATGCAGTTCCTGAACCTGACCGGGGGGCGTTGTCGTCGCGTGGCCGGATTGGCCGGATTGGCCCGATTGGCTGACCCAAATACCAGCTTTAACCGGCAAATCGGCAACCCGACACCGCGGGAGTTTACCAAAATCAAAGGCTGAACTCGGAGCGATGGCCAAAATTATGTTTTCATCCGTATAAGGCCTGACAAAATACACTCCATTTTTGGCAGAGCTTACGGCCGCCGCCAAAATTTTATCGGTAGCTTGCGCCAAAGTTTCCGTCTCCGGTTTGCGATATACCAGATAGCGGTTTTTTTCCAACCCATTGGCCAATTGATGTAATTTACCGGTTGAGATCTCGTTCATGGCCGGAATTTTCGGTTGCGGTGCAGGTTGCGGCGGTGTTACGTCAGTCGACCCGCTGCCGCTGTGTTCCCCCGTACCAGGTTGCGAATTACCGCCGCCGAAATAATACCCGTCATAGGGAAAAGCCGGAGTGTAATCGCTGTCAGCCCCATTTTCAGTTTTCGGGAATGGTGCTAACGGCTTTCGAGTATACTTTTCCTTTTGAGCAGCTCCGCCGCTCGGCACAGCCTTGGACGGCGCACCCGGTTTGCTTCCCAAGCCTGATTTAGGAGCCGCCCCACCCTTGCCATTAAACTTGTTTTTCGTCGCCTTCGCCCCAGGTTTAATGGTCAAGTCAGTTTTTTCGCCGGATTCTGTGCGATTGCCGCCATTTTGAGCATTGTTGCCGGTTAAATCACTTTTTTCTTGAAGTTCTTTTTTACTGCCGGCAGATGACTTTTTCGCCGCGCCATCCGCCTCATGCTTATCATGCGGCATCTGTTCTGCAACAACGGACGGTTTCGTTTCTTCAGCTGAACTATCCTTCTCCTGTCGCCACCACGAGCACCCACCGCCGCTCAAAATTAAAGCCGCCACGATCGGTATGATTAATCCCCTTCTTAAGGCCTTTTTGTTCATATTACGCTCCCACTTATTATTTCTATGAGGAATTAAGTTTCCCTAAAAACTCAACGATGTTAGCAATAGTAAACTATAATCAATTTATTTCAAGTCATTTTGGAATATTTTGCTAGAATATTTAAAAAAAAATTAGTACGTCGCTACTTGTTGTGAATCAATCAAGAATATCTCGGCTGCCGGCCGATAGCTGGACGACAGCAGTCCGATCAACTGCACGATTGACAAGCAGCCGTAACAAAGTTAGTCTGAAAATCAAAACCGAAGGAGACAAGCCAACTATGTCATTAACTTTACTTTCACCTTTATCGTTGCCCTTGCCTTTAGTACTGGCTAGCTCTTCGCCACGCCGCAAAGAAATCTTACGTTTGGCCGGCTATGACTTTACCTCCGTTGCACCGCGGGTGGACGAAACTCTCGATCTCAGCTTTCCCTGTTCCGAGGAGACTGCAACAGCGGCGATAAAAAAACTCGCCTTGCGCAAGGCAGAACACGTGTATTTAGAGAAGCAAAAATCTTGCATCTGCTTAGGTGCCGACACGGTCATTTATTTTCAAGGGAAAATTTTAGGCAAGCCAGCTGACTCTGCACACGCTGCTCAAATGTTGCGTGAATTAAGCGGGCAAAAACACCTGGTCATTACCGGAGTAGCAATTTTAGCCCCGAGCAAAATTGACAGTTTTGCGGTATGCTCCGAGGTTGAATTTTATGATTTAAGTGAATCACAGATCGCAGCTTACGTCGCCACCGGTTCCCCGCTTGATAAAGCCGGCAGTTATGGGGTACAAGATCAAGGTGCGTTGTTGATCAAACACCTAAGCGGAGATTTTTATGGCGTGATGGGGTTGCCCATAGCCGCCGTCCACCGACACTTAAGCCAGCTGCTGTAATCGAGATGCCGGCTACCGTAAGCTAGCAAAGGCCTTAATCGGGGTATGATCCGGCTACCGTAAACTAACTAATGCCGTAAACCAGCGTCAAAATAAGCATCAACACCGTCACACCTACGGAAATACCGAAGATAACGCGCTTTTCCTTCCGTCGCAGCGGTACCAAAGCGGCTTTGGTAATTCCCCGCCTATCCAGACTAACAATCAATCCAATGAGCAAATTCAGCAAAAGCGTTAAGCCGAGACCGTAACGCCAAGTGACAGCGGGATTGCGAAACCGCCCCAAAGGCGTATCTAACAAACTTTTATAATCAACCGCCGTCAAAATCGGTCCACCCAAAATTTGCAAAGTCAACAAAAACCTAGCCATCCAGTTGGACATAGGGGCTGAGCCGTGTCGTCCCGGCACCATCGGTTTAAAACTGGAAATCAGTCGCTGCTTATTCACCGTTCCTCCTCAAAGATCCGCCTCAAACAATTTCGCCTATTACATATAAGTATAACATTGCTCCGGCGCGAAACCAAACGCAGTACAAAGTAGTCATCCGTCATCCAACTTCCGACTTGCCGTTTAAAAAAGTGGAACAAAATGCTATACTCCATATACTATCAAAAGCTTACGCAGGAGGCTTAATCCAATGCAAACAAAAATTTTGGCGCATCGCGGGGCTTCAGCCTACGCCCCAGAAAACACTATGGCTGCTTTTGAATTGGCACATCAAATGCACGCTGACGGTCTAGAAATAGACGTTCATCTCACTAAAGACCAAGTTCTGGTTGTCGCCCATGATGAAGACATCAAGCGCGTTTCCGACGGTTCCGGTCTCATCAAAGACTATACCCTAAACGAATTGCGTCATTTCAACTTCGCCAACGGTTACACTGCTCAACCTTTTTATCAGATTCCGACACTGAATGAAGTTTTGGAGCTGGTAAAAGCTACCGGCATGATTCTTAATATAGAGTTGAAAAATTCAATTATTTTTTATCCTGAACTAGAAGAACGAACCTTAAAGGCTGTGCATGATATGAAACTAGATGAGCAAATCATTTACTCCTCTTTCAATCATTATTCCGTCGTCAAAATGAAGCACCTCGGCACGACTTCCCCTTGTGGCCTACTCTATGATTCACCGTTGTACATGCCTTGGCGGTATGCCGATACCCTCGGAGTCGATGCCCTGCATCCGCATTATAAAAATCTTATGATTCCCGACTACGTCAAGGAAAGTCACGCGCGCAAACTGCAAGTGAATCCTTGGACCGTAAACGAACGAAACGACATGCAAAGGCTTTACACCTTAGGCGTAGATTCCATAATCACTAACCACCCAGATATCGCCTTGGAAGTGCGAACTGCCACCACCAAATAACCGAACGCACTAATCAGGGTAAACTTGGTTAGTGCTTTTTATTTATCCTTTCTTCATTTTGCTTATGCCAGACCAAATCCATTCTTCGAAGGAGAACCTATGCCCTTTAAACCATTTTCCACCCCGAACAATCGCCTTAATATACCGCGAACCGTACTTATAGGTTTCGGCTTCTTTGCCGGGGCCTTGCTTTGGGCGCTATATAACAGCTTCGTTCCGTTGCTGCTAAAAAAATTCATTACCTCTTCCGCCATAGTCGGGGCAATTATGACTATTGATAATTTATTTGGGGTAGTTTTTCAGCCCTTATTCGGAGCGATGAGCGATCGAACAAAGACCCGTTTCGGCCGTCGCATGCCGTTCATTTTGATCGGTGCGCCGATTTGCGGTGTTCTTTTCGCCTTGATCCCCTTTACCCAAAATATTTTCCTTATGATGTTGTTCATTATAACATTCAACTTTACCATGTCTGCTTGGCGTGCACCGATGATTGCTTTAATGCCTGATTTAACGCCGCCTCATCTGCGTTCCCGGGCCAACGGTGTTATCAACCTGATGGGGGGGATAGCGGCCATAATCGCCTTTTTAGGTGGGGGACGCCTTGCCGATGTCGCAGGCGTGGAATATGCCTTTTTAATGGGCTCAGTTATAATGCTGATCAGCGTAGGTATTCTGTTTGCCGGCATCAAAGAGAATAAATTGCTGCGAGAAATGCATTTCAACGCCGCTTCGAGCGATAACGCCGCTTCAGACAATACCCCAACCTCAGCTACCATCACCGAGCATAATCTCACAGAAAAATCCGCCGCGCCAGCAAAAACT
This is a stretch of genomic DNA from Mageeibacillus indolicus UPII9-5. It encodes these proteins:
- a CDS encoding caspase family protein, with amino-acid sequence MNKKALRRGLIIPIVAALILSGGGCSWWRQEKDSSAEETKPSVVAEQMPHDKHEADGAAKKSSAGSKKELQEKSDLTGNNAQNGGNRTESGEKTDLTIKPGAKATKNKFNGKGGAAPKSGLGSKPGAPSKAVPSGGAAQKEKYTRKPLAPFPKTENGADSDYTPAFPYDGYYFGGGNSQPGTGEHSGSGSTDVTPPQPAPQPKIPAMNEISTGKLHQLANGLEKNRYLVYRKPETETLAQATDKILAAAVSSAKNGVYFVRPYTDENIILAIAPSSAFDFGKLPRCRVADLPVKAGIWVSQSGQSGQSGHATTTPPGQVQELHLLSHPKENEPIKADVVMTAGKVKCAAAISGNLVIGLPGNESHLSVVVTAATGSVSGINFYASDTELPPAANNAAISLTKEKLDVDIENNQVFFAGKKAEMALGIVAFSMQGRVNITNNKFYGKNLAEQKHTENYGVINTMSKAKNELNLQIKNNEFTDIASTAVNIMIGDKDDVNIIGNKVNGTDDNGILVNIFPQAYPKFNKLTIENNEIGNYGRGKYEGFSDGGAGKLMPSNQNELGISLQYVEPTYGSKVNGTWVSNADELKELLNRQNKIMPKAENDLQDNVVDSQPVGIGHKNKFIDTKKYINKPSRLSRRASLVITKNENGTVTYGQSSEDPTAGITVKNLYITGKGSGTVILPTTLHITDDLIIDLPNGQVQNNAVIGGKTVIKAQSEIKNDAVFSLSPEKIIRGSAPAQGIIITVSNIKNDAGTPIAASESKLNGVKVYVDGKLLAEEKYTVDEAADKIILKPSTVNALTDATNIKVSFSDPTHKVSELMSQNLVLQIVDNSKAEFTMSDNSFTHMNPENKEIAVQVKNLHDKNGKLIDAATSQLQAYFERSGFRVDQQFLRVDDATDTVYLTKELLASLPATKYSGDDNQSFGDTSSYTLIVKDRKNDVGQLKKKLEFEITDKSKANFSFESGMTFTQGKAPAEGIKVFVRDILNTSGNKVTPAQSVLQNNINIEPFPVRRSASDDSELIVERDSKGQFIRERFNPKYLIIDDAADTITFTQEYLNHMKVDTSTESGVKTFTFVYHDEKARVDMRSGKIPLYIKKAELPRSKTTAIAFETGTVALKGNEIVAAGQPITSESTVESLLKWVRKINPRQRVFIQDAQGKIKPYFYTLTNGDTLVVVAEDGESKVTYKIQVAEVTRPALIKAVDKAYIFSYTNTLIRYKQGIKVKEFTAAITCEPGVEAQVLSYNRHTKDYRKAVGEATLQDKYILRMIRQGKNYDYILCAERAGKRVARVLLVGNHDYAGEKMDLIGPPNDLRMMEAVFRGNRLANTQTEVNIAKNVTKKEFMSALNQAFSGATEDDVSYLYYSGHGNNVNGISYLCTVDNLLLKNGSFDPKAWVSVDELKAALDRVPGKKVLILDCCNAGGFIGKAAIDGVSTPTPHAGGTAVVPQNSGIRQQKITTFNGLPQSDTSVAFIKDVNATFRTEASAVNRHALKEVQSDRANASMDRAADQPRSEYYKNLNYLTDNPYKVLVASSANEYSFEDKKEGVGKFTKTLAIAAGLENSVMKGDLNKDRKLSLDEAYKYLTGNVASISHIQVYPFNDQFTLFENVDVTPLSRDTKISSTVYKVSIRVNRLSGKCRGTITAQAGEVIDAEQTVAEFIAKFKKGEEHQVLAVKEIKNPGASGGTKTLAEAEKLGERFLYLSVTAQNGDETLYPFSAKRPAGHGKAASTKISSTDAQKVKIIQQGPVTAIKVTGNMTVAEFLQKIKRDDPAQQLQVCHKGPAGEAVVKATTEALANLDWLNFISPDKSQTTRYNITLLAGSVPGTLSPDAAVPDFGDNFIVRGKEIVSGKMKLTDKMTVGEFLTQLKNRAQFAGYDTHTSGIYASGTSLESPFAMRKRPENKLANGDRLVFKPGFDSYPGSQPPLPILVYTLNMDAVSVREEGMPSESSSRAAYDTVPQPVITIGRAVGSYGD
- a CDS encoding Maf family protein, with translation MSLTLLSPLSLPLPLVLASSSPRRKEILRLAGYDFTSVAPRVDETLDLSFPCSEETATAAIKKLALRKAEHVYLEKQKSCICLGADTVIYFQGKILGKPADSAHAAQMLRELSGQKHLVITGVAILAPSKIDSFAVCSEVEFYDLSESQIAAYVATGSPLDKAGSYGVQDQGALLIKHLSGDFYGVMGLPIAAVHRHLSQLL
- a CDS encoding glycerophosphodiester phosphodiesterase, which produces MQTKILAHRGASAYAPENTMAAFELAHQMHADGLEIDVHLTKDQVLVVAHDEDIKRVSDGSGLIKDYTLNELRHFNFANGYTAQPFYQIPTLNEVLELVKATGMILNIELKNSIIFYPELEERTLKAVHDMKLDEQIIYSSFNHYSVVKMKHLGTTSPCGLLYDSPLYMPWRYADTLGVDALHPHYKNLMIPDYVKESHARKLQVNPWTVNERNDMQRLYTLGVDSIITNHPDIALEVRTATTK
- a CDS encoding MFS transporter; this encodes MPFKPFSTPNNRLNIPRTVLIGFGFFAGALLWALYNSFVPLLLKKFITSSAIVGAIMTIDNLFGVVFQPLFGAMSDRTKTRFGRRMPFILIGAPICGVLFALIPFTQNIFLMMLFIITFNFTMSAWRAPMIALMPDLTPPHLRSRANGVINLMGGIAAIIAFLGGGRLADVAGVEYAFLMGSVIMLISVGILFAGIKENKLLREMHFNAASSDNAASDNTPTSATITEHNLTEKSAAPAKTEIQVQTETTRKSKLATLNDVTNNLMSGLAAFHNLSGAQKTSLLFMLLAIFFWFCGYNAFETFYTSFAVTELNLSKGQATLLLAYFSVSFVVFAVPAGYLGEKFGRRKLILIGLIAVLLLFLGMAFSNFMLFLRIGLIFAGAFWACVTINSLPMVVELAKEKEIGTFTGYYYFFSFGASIISPILFGIIRDFTQTYQTIFVYAPVCMILAIICMLRVRHGDAQLQPVNKPGEAGNLSE